One window of the Wolbachia endosymbiont of Ctenocephalides felis wCfeJ genome contains the following:
- a CDS encoding Rpn family recombination-promoting nuclease/putative transposase, translated as MAFSKFLDPKLDLTFKKIFGTEKNKKILIHFLNDILGCTEVNTIQEIEFISTILNPEIASERQSIVDVLCQDSVGNRFVVEMQLTRDKGFEKRAQYYAAKAYSRQVGKYANLQKIFFIAISNCVLFPDKSNYISSHTIRDEKTNEHDLQDFQFVFIELPKFPKNKVEQLTSIVERWCYFFKHAEETTEKDLKKIAREAPIIKRAYDELDRFNWNEKDLTAYEERIMDLYKEEAILEYKLETAQEKGIKKGREEGIQIGEEKGRQEGIQIGQEYGIKIGAKKGKIEVAKNLLKAGASVDLIAESTGLPKAEIAQLKKEVTFKPLS; from the coding sequence ATGGCTTTTTCTAAATTTCTCGATCCAAAATTGGACTTAACCTTCAAGAAAATCTTTGGTACTGAAAAAAATAAGAAGATCCTTATCCATTTTTTAAATGATATTCTAGGGTGTACTGAAGTTAATACTATACAAGAAATAGAATTTATCAGCACCATTTTGAATCCTGAAATTGCCTCTGAGAGACAAAGTATAGTTGATGTTCTCTGTCAGGATTCTGTTGGCAACAGATTTGTGGTTGAAATGCAGCTTACTCGTGATAAAGGTTTCGAAAAACGCGCTCAATATTATGCTGCTAAAGCTTACTCAAGGCAAGTTGGTAAGTATGCTAATTTACAGAAGATCTTCTTTATTGCAATTTCAAATTGTGTTTTATTTCCTGATAAGTCCAATTACATATCTAGCCATACCATCAGAGATGAGAAGACTAATGAGCATGACTTACAAGATTTTCAATTTGTGTTTATTGAACTACCTAAATTTCCTAAAAATAAAGTAGAGCAATTAACAAGCATAGTAGAACGCTGGTGTTACTTTTTCAAGCATGCAGAAGAAACCACTGAAAAAGATCTAAAGAAGATTGCAAGAGAAGCGCCTATAATAAAGAGAGCATATGATGAATTAGACAGGTTTAACTGGAATGAAAAAGATCTAACGGCATATGAAGAAAGAATAATGGATCTTTACAAAGAGGAAGCTATCCTTGAATACAAACTTGAGACTGCTCAAGAAAAAGGTATAAAGAAAGGGAGAGAAGAAGGCATCCAAATCGGCGAAGAAAAAGGCAGACAAGAAGGCATCCAAATCGGTCAAGAATATGGAATCAAAATTGGGGCAAAAAAGGGAAAAATTGAAGTGGCAAAAAACCTACTTAAAGCTGGTGCATCTGTTGACTTGATAGCTGAATCCACTGGTCTTCCTAAAGCTGAAATTGCGCAGCTCAAAAAAGAAGTCACGTTCAAACCACTTAGCTGA
- a CDS encoding ankyrin repeat domain-containing protein has product MASTTKLKKHEEEELSTGQEYLETDEPFDDGHELIKEEYLLQVSCNNHLETSWTQTVILPFESYNMVPPSLMDDRDSLRKQVCVWFAQEHDLKGSQKELNAKLLSILKYLDWYEDNIFDYDNGSAVELEEFLKSNENDPNLKVILDLPRGESGVTVLHAVSRARTREAIRDRVDQAVDLLLKAGADPNAKNNEGETPLHYAAAIGNNKGVSSLLRAGANPSMCDRQGKTPQQIAIAGGHYNVAWSLLTKKQEKLRQELCNIWFNHTDLFALNKLKELVKRFLDEHKSNPDLKVVLNIRGTGSKALFLELADNICYANAGISDVNEAIGVEIRNLFLEAGASDDIRHCLVKEELPCTLWRNLTPAQQKKLDDFLGRISKVECVSKLEKIVDEAIRSGVRLGFNEDFSPQCPFPDDWHSFADYVIKRIGELKGNPKTASDIICKLISKGAVLYNRNSMDIIDELELEFKDFRANLDKTYASHRNNANKFIKAAREATTGRLNDVRIDNTTFYLEYSEDSTINVAMITDEEKNLVPNQKNIQSRKDIIKIGKSEVEIITVNGVRHYTDLIDGSDIVLIFYTSLGELEVRLYPDMQNKNLVKVEVRDQEMWEKLKNCEEEIGKNCSLGRYSVYDAVERGYFERPEKLRQPSEKIILPDEQKKGEWCRRISEVPSSEQTTSRTIG; this is encoded by the coding sequence ATGGCTTCTACTACAAAGTTAAAAAAACATGAAGAAGAGGAATTAAGTACTGGGCAAGAGTATTTGGAAACAGATGAACCATTTGATGATGGACATGAGTTAATTAAAGAAGAATACCTGTTACAAGTTTCATGTAATAATCATTTAGAAACCTCGTGGACTCAAACAGTCATTTTGCCATTTGAAAGTTATAATATGGTGCCACCATCCTTGATGGATGATCGAGATTCACTACGAAAACAAGTATGTGTTTGGTTTGCTCAAGAGCATGATCTCAAGGGAAGTCAAAAAGAGTTAAACGCAAAACTACTAAGTATTTTAAAATACCTAGACTGGTACGAGGATAATATTTTTGATTATGATAATGGCAGTGCTGTTGAACTTGAAGAATTTTTAAAAAGTAATGAAAATGACCCAAATCTAAAAGTCATTCTTGACCTTCCAAGGGGAGAATCCGGGGTAACGGTGTTGCATGCGGTTTCAAGAGCTCGTACAAGGGAAGCGATTCGTGATCGGGTAGATCAAGCTGTAGATTTACTTTTGAAAGCAGGAGCAGATCCTAACGCAAAGAATAATGAAGGAGAAACACCTTTGCACTATGCTGCTGCTATTGGTAATAATAAAGGTGTAAGCTCACTACTTCGGGCTGGTGCTAATCCAAGTATGTGTGATAGACAAGGAAAAACTCCACAACAGATTGCAATTGCTGGTGGTCACTACAATGTTGCATGGTCCCTTTTAACTAAGAAACAAGAGAAGCTGAGGCAAGAATTATGTAACATTTGGTTCAATCATACAGATCTTTTTGCCTTAAATAAATTAAAAGAGCTTGTAAAAAGGTTTTTAGATGAACATAAGAGTAACCCAGACCTAAAAGTGGTACTAAATATTCGGGGAACAGGAAGTAAGGCGTTATTTCTTGAACTTGCTGATAATATTTGTTATGCTAATGCAGGTATTTCTGATGTTAATGAAGCCATTGGTGTAGAAATAAGAAACTTATTTTTAGAGGCAGGGGCATCAGATGATATACGTCATTGCCTAGTAAAGGAAGAACTACCTTGCACTTTATGGCGTAATTTAACGCCAGCCCAACAAAAAAAACTAGATGATTTTTTAGGTAGAATATCTAAAGTTGAATGTGTGAGCAAGCTAGAAAAAATTGTAGATGAGGCCATCAGGTCTGGGGTGCGACTAGGTTTTAACGAAGACTTTTCTCCACAGTGCCCTTTTCCAGACGATTGGCATAGTTTTGCAGATTATGTGATAAAAAGAATTGGTGAGTTAAAAGGGAATCCTAAAACTGCTAGTGATATAATATGTAAACTGATTTCAAAGGGGGCAGTATTGTATAATAGAAACAGTATGGATATAATTGACGAACTGGAATTAGAATTTAAAGATTTTAGAGCTAATTTGGACAAAACTTATGCAAGTCATAGGAATAATGCTAATAAATTTATTAAAGCTGCAAGAGAAGCAACCACTGGTAGGCTGAATGATGTGAGAATAGATAACACTACTTTTTACTTAGAATATTCAGAAGATAGCACAATAAATGTTGCAATGATCACAGATGAAGAAAAAAATTTGGTACCAAACCAGAAAAACATACAATCTAGAAAAGATATAATAAAGATCGGTAAAAGTGAGGTGGAAATTATAACGGTAAATGGCGTCAGGCATTATACTGACCTTATAGATGGTAGTGATATAGTATTAATTTTCTATACCAGTTTGGGAGAATTAGAAGTGAGACTGTACCCTGATATGCAAAATAAGAACCTAGTAAAGGTAGAAGTAAGAGATCAAGAAATGTGGGAAAAATTAAAGAATTGTGAAGAAGAAATAGGAAAAAATTGCTCACTGGGTAGGTATTCAGTGTACGACGCTGTTGAACGAGGATATTTTGAAAGGCCAGAAAAACTGCGCCAACCTTCTGAAAAAATTATCTTACCTGATGAACAGAAAAAAGGAGAGTGGTGTAGGAGAATAAGTGAAGTACCAAGTTCAGAACAAACAACAAGCCGTACTATAGGGTAA